From a single Paenibacillus sp. FSL W8-0426 genomic region:
- the trmFO gene encoding FADH(2)-oxidizing methylenetetrahydrofolate--tRNA-(uracil(54)-C(5))-methyltransferase TrmFO, with product MSNEQQVTVIGAGLAGTEAAWQIASRGVRVKLYEMRPVVKTPAHHTDKFAELVCSNSLRANGLTNAVGVLKEEMRMLNSLVLAAADRHAVPAGGALAVDRDGFSGEITSTLHNHPLIEVVNEELTAIPEDGIVVVATGPLTSPALSEQIKALMGEEYFYFYDAAAPIIEKDSIDMNKVYLASRYDKGEAAYLNCPMTEEEFDTFYEALITAEVAQLKEFEKEIYFEGCMPIEVMMKRGKQTALFGPMKPVGLVNPHTGTLPHAVVQLRQDNAAGTLYNLVGFQTHLKWGEQKRVFSLIPGLENAEFVRYGVMHRNTFINSPKLLHPTYQFKGRSNLFFAGQMTGVEGYVESAASGLIAGMNAAKLALGQDMAVLPAETTLGSMAQYITTADFKHFQPMNANFGLLPKLAQKIRNKKEKNEALAQRALDGIARFAAEEGLTVPGRV from the coding sequence TTGAGTAATGAACAACAAGTGACTGTGATTGGTGCCGGATTGGCCGGTACGGAAGCGGCCTGGCAAATCGCAAGCCGCGGGGTGCGCGTGAAGCTTTATGAAATGAGACCCGTAGTGAAAACGCCTGCACATCACACGGATAAATTCGCCGAACTGGTATGCAGTAATTCGCTTCGTGCCAATGGGTTGACCAATGCGGTCGGCGTCCTGAAGGAAGAAATGCGCATGCTGAACTCGCTGGTGCTTGCAGCTGCAGACCGCCATGCAGTACCTGCTGGCGGTGCGCTTGCCGTTGACCGGGACGGGTTTTCGGGTGAAATTACATCTACGCTGCACAATCATCCGCTGATCGAAGTGGTGAACGAAGAGTTAACCGCGATTCCGGAGGATGGCATTGTGGTTGTGGCTACCGGCCCGCTGACTTCGCCTGCATTGTCCGAGCAGATCAAAGCGCTTATGGGCGAGGAATATTTTTACTTTTACGACGCGGCTGCGCCGATTATCGAAAAAGATTCCATCGACATGAACAAAGTATATCTTGCATCCCGCTATGACAAAGGCGAGGCGGCATATCTGAACTGTCCGATGACCGAAGAGGAATTCGACACGTTCTACGAGGCGCTGATTACGGCTGAAGTCGCTCAATTGAAAGAATTCGAGAAGGAAATTTATTTCGAAGGCTGCATGCCGATTGAAGTCATGATGAAACGGGGAAAACAAACCGCGCTGTTCGGACCGATGAAACCGGTTGGCCTCGTCAACCCGCATACAGGGACGCTGCCGCACGCAGTCGTTCAGCTGAGACAGGACAATGCTGCAGGCACGCTGTACAATCTCGTAGGCTTCCAGACCCATCTGAAATGGGGAGAACAAAAGCGGGTATTCTCGCTGATTCCTGGTTTGGAAAATGCGGAATTCGTGCGTTATGGAGTCATGCACCGAAACACGTTCATCAACTCGCCGAAGCTGCTTCACCCGACCTATCAATTCAAAGGGCGTTCCAACCTGTTCTTCGCCGGCCAAATGACCGGGGTTGAAGGGTATGTGGAATCCGCGGCATCCGGACTGATTGCCGGTATGAATGCAGCCAAGCTTGCGCTGGGTCAGGATATGGCTGTGCTGCCTGCGGAAACGACGCTGGGAAGCATGGCTCAATACATTACCACTGCCGATTTCAAGCATTTTCAGCCGATGAACGCGAATTTTGGTTTGCTGCCGAAATTGGCTCAGAAAATTCGCAACAAAAAAGAAAAAAATGAAGCTCTTGCTCAGCGTGCACTGGACGGCATTGCCCGTTTTGCGGCTGAGGAGGGCCTGACGGTTCCTGGACGCGTTTAA
- the dprA gene encoding DNA-processing protein DprA: MKDKWILFGLHEMEGIGRKTISKLMSGEHKLADMLDFRKEDWLKAGLRTDQALRLVERLNRSWIEERREQVYKLGIRVITYLDGEYPILLKETGSPPWVLYGIGDMGLLCSDSIAMVGTRMPTVYGRKIGEKLAGDLCHAGLTVISGLARGIDSVCHEAALRADGKTIAVFGTGIDQIYPAENRGLAAKIAEKGLLLSEYPPGTKARQGLFPERNRIIAGLSLGTLVVEADLRSGSLITADAALEAGRDVFAVPGPITSPKSRGAHNLIRQGAKLVTSVNDLLEEYQMGLPNPEQLPYNRGRSTKKGEGIAQAIFPETSLSSDEQRVITLLEHEEQSLDQLVERLGWDFGHLHSVLLSLIIKKQINQLPGSRYVRV; encoded by the coding sequence ATGAAAGATAAATGGATTTTATTCGGATTGCATGAAATGGAGGGCATTGGACGGAAAACGATCTCCAAGCTGATGTCCGGTGAGCACAAACTGGCAGACATGCTCGATTTTCGTAAAGAGGATTGGTTAAAGGCCGGGCTGAGAACGGATCAGGCACTCCGTTTGGTCGAACGATTAAATCGAAGCTGGATCGAGGAGAGACGAGAGCAGGTTTATAAACTGGGAATTCGGGTGATTACGTATCTGGATGGTGAGTATCCCATATTATTGAAGGAAACGGGATCGCCGCCTTGGGTATTATATGGCATTGGAGATATGGGTTTGCTATGTTCGGATTCTATTGCCATGGTGGGCACGCGAATGCCGACCGTATATGGCCGCAAAATCGGCGAGAAGCTGGCTGGTGATTTATGCCATGCAGGCTTGACGGTGATAAGCGGGTTGGCCAGAGGCATTGATAGCGTATGTCATGAAGCGGCCTTGCGTGCAGATGGCAAAACCATCGCCGTTTTCGGAACAGGCATCGATCAGATCTATCCGGCCGAAAATCGTGGATTAGCCGCAAAAATTGCTGAAAAAGGACTGCTGCTGTCGGAATACCCGCCAGGCACCAAAGCGCGGCAAGGACTGTTTCCCGAACGCAACCGAATTATTGCCGGACTAAGCCTGGGGACGCTTGTTGTCGAGGCCGACCTTCGCAGCGGCTCGCTCATTACCGCAGACGCAGCCCTGGAAGCCGGTCGGGATGTATTTGCTGTTCCGGGACCGATCACTTCCCCGAAGAGCAGAGGAGCCCATAATTTGATTCGTCAGGGCGCCAAATTGGTCACATCCGTTAACGATCTGTTGGAAGAATATCAAATGGGCTTGCCAAATCCCGAACAACTTCCTTACAATAGAGGTCGTTCAACGAAGAAAGGCGAAGGGATTGCACAAGCGATATTTCCCGAAACAAGTCTTTCTTCCGACGAGCAACGCGTCATCACTCTGCTGGAGCATGAGGAGCAGTCTCTGGACCAGCTTGTGGAACGGCTGGGTTGGGATTTTGGACATTTGCATTCAGTTCTGTTATCTTTAATCATAAAAAAGCAGATTAACCAATTACCTGGGTCAAGGTATGTGAGGGTATGA
- the hslV gene encoding ATP-dependent protease subunit HslV, whose translation MDMSFHATTICAVRHNGKAAIAGDGQVTMGQSVVMKQTAKKVRRLYRGQVVAGFAGSVADAITLFEKFEGKLEEHHGNLQRAAVELAKDWRQDRILRKLEALLIVMDHSGMLLISGGGEIIEPDDDVIAIGSGGNFALSAARALKRHATDLEAKDIAREALQIASELCVYTNNNIIVEEL comes from the coding sequence ATGGACATGTCATTTCACGCGACGACGATCTGTGCTGTGCGCCATAATGGCAAAGCCGCGATTGCCGGGGATGGGCAGGTGACCATGGGACAGAGCGTGGTCATGAAACAAACGGCCAAAAAGGTGCGACGTTTGTACCGGGGGCAGGTCGTTGCCGGTTTTGCGGGATCTGTAGCTGACGCTATTACCTTGTTTGAAAAATTCGAAGGCAAGCTGGAGGAGCATCACGGCAATCTGCAGCGGGCTGCCGTTGAGCTCGCCAAGGATTGGCGTCAGGATCGGATTTTGCGCAAGCTGGAGGCTTTGTTGATCGTGATGGATCATAGCGGCATGCTCCTTATTTCCGGCGGTGGCGAAATTATCGAACCGGATGACGACGTCATTGCAATCGGATCGGGGGGGAACTTTGCTTTGTCAGCAGCAAGAGCATTGAAACGTCATGCCACGGATCTGGAAGCAAAGGATATCGCCAGGGAGGCGCTTCAAATTGCCTCAGAGCTATGCGTGTATACCAATAACAACATTATTGTCGAAGAGCTGTAA
- the hslU gene encoding ATP-dependent protease ATPase subunit HslU, producing the protein MQTQSLTPRQIVAELDKYIVGQKQAKKSVAVALRNRYRRSLLPEHTQDDIVPKNILMIGPTGVGKTEIARRLAKLVGAPFVKVEATKFTEVGYVGRDVESMVRDLIETSLRMVKQERTEKVKDKAEEAANERIVHILAPSTSRSKNQRNPFEMIFGNNSSQEDEQEDRQTDSGLAERRRKIKFDLLSGKLENEIIEIDVEDTTPSMMDMFAGQGNDQMGMNMQEMFGSLLPRRTKKRKLAIKEARKVLTQEEAGKLIDMDDVTQESVRRAEQTGIIFIDEIDKVASQGRGSGPDVSREGVQRDILPIVEGSTVMTKYGPVKTDYILFIAAGAFHVAKPSDLIPELQGRFPIRVELDSLTLEEFVSILTEPKNALTKQYVDLLRTEDIEIEFSAEAIREIAKLAVSVNQNTENIGARRLHTILEKLLEDLSFEAPELTLERMLITPEYVREKLGDIAQDRDLSQYIL; encoded by the coding sequence ATGCAAACTCAATCGTTAACCCCAAGACAAATCGTAGCAGAGCTGGATAAGTACATTGTAGGACAGAAGCAGGCGAAGAAATCGGTGGCGGTTGCGCTTCGCAACCGTTATCGACGGAGCCTGCTGCCTGAACACACCCAGGACGACATCGTACCGAAAAACATTTTGATGATCGGCCCGACCGGGGTCGGAAAAACGGAAATCGCGCGCCGCTTGGCCAAACTGGTAGGCGCTCCTTTCGTGAAAGTGGAAGCTACGAAATTTACGGAAGTAGGTTATGTCGGCCGCGATGTCGAATCCATGGTCCGTGATCTGATCGAAACGTCCCTGCGCATGGTGAAACAGGAGCGTACGGAAAAAGTGAAGGATAAGGCTGAGGAAGCCGCCAATGAGCGAATCGTACATATTTTGGCGCCTTCGACGTCCCGTTCTAAAAACCAGCGTAATCCGTTCGAAATGATCTTTGGCAACAATTCGAGCCAGGAAGACGAACAGGAAGATCGCCAAACCGATTCCGGGCTTGCGGAAAGACGGCGGAAAATCAAATTCGACCTGTTGTCAGGCAAATTGGAAAACGAAATTATCGAAATCGATGTCGAGGATACGACGCCTTCCATGATGGATATGTTTGCCGGGCAGGGGAATGATCAGATGGGCATGAACATGCAAGAGATGTTTGGCAGCCTGCTGCCCCGCCGCACCAAAAAACGCAAGCTGGCCATCAAGGAAGCGCGCAAGGTGCTGACCCAGGAAGAAGCGGGCAAACTGATCGATATGGATGATGTCACCCAAGAATCGGTCCGTCGGGCAGAACAAACGGGGATCATTTTTATCGACGAAATTGACAAAGTAGCCAGCCAAGGGCGCGGGAGCGGCCCGGACGTCTCCAGGGAGGGTGTACAGCGCGACATTCTGCCGATTGTCGAGGGTTCGACGGTGATGACCAAATATGGGCCCGTCAAAACGGATTATATCCTCTTTATCGCAGCTGGCGCATTTCATGTCGCGAAGCCGTCGGATCTCATTCCGGAGCTGCAGGGACGTTTTCCGATTCGCGTGGAGTTGGATAGCTTGACGCTTGAAGAATTCGTATCCATTCTGACAGAACCTAAAAATGCGTTAACGAAGCAATATGTCGATTTGTTGCGAACGGAAGATATTGAGATCGAGTTTTCAGCCGAAGCCATTCGGGAGATCGCAAAGCTTGCCGTGTCCGTAAACCAGAACACCGAGAATATCGGTGCTCGCCGTCTGCACACCATTCTGGAGAAGCTGCTGGAGGATTTATCCTTTGAGGCCCCTGAGCTGACGCTGGAGCGCATGCTCATTACACCGGAGTATGTTCGGGAAAAACTCGGCGATATTGCACAGGATCGCGATTTAAGTCAGTACATTCTATAA
- the sucD gene encoding succinate--CoA ligase subunit alpha encodes MSILVDKNTKVITQGITGSTGMFHTKGALDYGTQMVGGVTPGKGGTNVDITLENGEVVSLPVYNTVLEAKEATGATASVIYVPPAFAADSIMEAVDAELDLVICITEGIPVLDMVKVSRFMEGKKTVLIGPNCPGVITPGECKIGIMPGYIHKPGHVGVVSRSGTLTYEAVHQLTTRGIGQSSAVGIGGDPVKGSEFIDILKRFNEDPQTHAVIMIGEIGGTAEEEAAEWVRDNMTKPVVGFIGGVTAPPGKRMGHAGAIISGGKGTAKEKIAKLESCGIKVAPTPSEMGSTLVSVLEEKGILNLCTTH; translated from the coding sequence GTGAGTATTTTGGTCGATAAAAATACAAAAGTCATTACACAAGGCATTACGGGTTCAACAGGAATGTTCCATACGAAGGGCGCTTTGGATTACGGAACCCAAATGGTCGGCGGCGTCACGCCGGGCAAAGGCGGAACGAATGTGGACATCACGCTGGAGAACGGCGAGGTCGTAAGCCTTCCGGTTTACAATACGGTTCTTGAAGCTAAAGAAGCGACAGGAGCGACGGCAAGCGTAATCTATGTGCCGCCGGCGTTTGCTGCGGATTCCATCATGGAAGCCGTGGATGCCGAGCTGGATCTGGTGATCTGCATCACCGAGGGCATTCCGGTCCTTGACATGGTGAAGGTTTCCCGATTCATGGAAGGCAAAAAGACGGTCCTGATCGGCCCTAACTGTCCGGGCGTGATTACGCCGGGAGAATGCAAAATCGGAATCATGCCGGGGTACATCCATAAACCAGGACATGTGGGCGTAGTATCCCGCAGCGGAACATTGACGTATGAGGCCGTACACCAGCTGACAACTCGTGGCATCGGTCAATCCTCCGCCGTTGGGATTGGTGGGGACCCTGTCAAAGGTTCCGAGTTCATCGATATTCTGAAACGCTTTAACGAAGATCCTCAGACTCATGCCGTGATCATGATCGGTGAAATCGGAGGGACTGCGGAAGAAGAAGCAGCCGAGTGGGTTCGCGACAATATGACCAAGCCGGTGGTAGGTTTCATTGGCGGCGTAACTGCGCCTCCGGGCAAACGCATGGGCCATGCCGGAGCAATCATTTCCGGTGGTAAAGGCACGGCGAAGGAAAAAATCGCAAAACTCGAATCTTGCGGCATCAAAGTTGCGCCGACGCCATCCGAGATGGGTTCGACGCTCGTAAGCGTGCTCGAAGAAAAAGGCATTTTGAATTTGTGCACGACACATTAA
- the topA gene encoding type I DNA topoisomerase, whose amino-acid sequence MADSLVIVESPSKAKTIGKYLGSKFIVKASMGHVRDLPKSQIGVEVENDFNPKYITIRGKGSVLKELKDARKKVKKVYLAADPDREGEAIAWHLAHALELDDTEDCRVVFNEITKQAVKDAFKTPRKINMDLVNAQQARRILDRLVGYKISPLLWKKVKKGLSAGRVQSVAVKIILDRENEINDFIPEEYWSITAKLTADGSPFEAKFHQLNGVKTELGSEAEVQAVLKQIEGALFTVKEVKEKERSRNPSAPFTTSSLQQEAARKLNFRASKTMSVAQQLYEGVDLGKEGTVGLITYMRTDSTRIAASAQEEAKDYIISKYGDAFVPETPRNYAKKAANAQDAHEAIRPTSILRDPDSIKSFMSRDQFRLYKLVWERFVASQMASAILDTLSVDIAVGDATFRAAGSKVRFQGFMKVYVEGNDDGTTEEDRLLPPLKSGDVLEKQEIEPKQHFTQPPPRYTEARLVRTLEELGIGRPSTYAPTLETIQKRGYVAIEEKKFMPTELGELVIEQMEEFFPEILDVEFTANMEGDLDHVEEGTEDWVKVLAEFYESFEKRLEFAEEEMKEIEIEDEVSDETCEKCGKPMVYKLGRFGKFLACSGFPDCRNTKPIVKDIGVTCPKCKEGHVVERRSKKGRVFYGCDRYPECDFVSWDKPSAKPCPSCGSMMVEKRNKQGTRLQCTSCDHQEPVEEPEEESAQ is encoded by the coding sequence ATGGCGGATTCACTCGTTATCGTGGAGTCGCCCTCAAAGGCGAAGACGATTGGCAAATATTTGGGCAGCAAGTTCATCGTAAAGGCTTCGATGGGACATGTGCGCGATTTGCCGAAGAGTCAGATCGGCGTTGAGGTTGAAAATGATTTTAATCCGAAATATATTACGATCCGCGGCAAAGGTTCTGTTCTGAAAGAACTCAAGGATGCACGCAAAAAGGTGAAAAAAGTGTATCTCGCAGCTGACCCGGATCGCGAAGGTGAAGCGATAGCCTGGCATTTGGCCCATGCGCTTGAACTGGATGACACCGAGGATTGCAGGGTTGTTTTCAACGAGATTACGAAGCAGGCCGTGAAGGATGCTTTCAAAACCCCGCGCAAAATCAACATGGACTTGGTGAATGCCCAGCAAGCGAGAAGGATTCTTGATCGTCTTGTCGGGTACAAGATCAGCCCGCTATTATGGAAGAAAGTCAAAAAGGGACTATCGGCAGGACGAGTTCAGTCGGTAGCCGTCAAAATCATCTTGGATCGGGAAAATGAAATCAATGATTTCATTCCCGAAGAGTACTGGAGCATTACTGCCAAGCTGACGGCAGACGGCAGCCCTTTCGAAGCCAAGTTTCATCAGTTGAATGGCGTAAAAACCGAGCTTGGCAGCGAGGCAGAGGTTCAGGCTGTGCTTAAACAGATCGAAGGCGCTCTTTTTACAGTCAAGGAAGTAAAAGAGAAGGAACGCAGCCGCAACCCATCTGCCCCGTTTACGACGAGTTCCCTGCAGCAGGAAGCGGCCCGGAAGCTCAATTTCAGGGCATCCAAAACGATGTCCGTTGCCCAACAGCTCTATGAGGGCGTTGACCTTGGCAAAGAGGGCACCGTGGGTCTTATCACGTATATGCGTACCGACTCCACTCGAATTGCTGCATCCGCGCAGGAAGAAGCCAAAGATTACATCATCAGCAAGTATGGCGATGCCTTTGTGCCGGAAACTCCCCGCAACTATGCGAAAAAGGCTGCCAATGCGCAGGATGCGCACGAAGCGATTCGGCCTACCTCCATTTTGCGCGATCCGGATTCCATCAAGTCGTTTATGAGCCGTGACCAGTTCAGGCTGTATAAGCTGGTTTGGGAACGCTTCGTGGCGAGTCAAATGGCTTCTGCCATTCTGGATACCCTGTCGGTAGATATCGCTGTGGGAGACGCCACGTTTCGGGCGGCTGGTTCGAAAGTCCGCTTCCAGGGATTCATGAAGGTGTACGTGGAAGGCAATGACGACGGTACAACTGAAGAGGATCGTTTGCTTCCGCCGCTGAAAAGCGGTGATGTGCTCGAAAAGCAAGAGATCGAACCGAAACAGCATTTTACGCAGCCGCCGCCGCGGTATACGGAAGCAAGGCTCGTTCGCACGTTGGAAGAGCTGGGTATAGGGCGTCCAAGTACGTATGCGCCAACGCTGGAAACGATCCAGAAACGCGGATATGTCGCGATCGAAGAAAAGAAATTTATGCCGACCGAGCTTGGTGAGCTGGTTATTGAGCAAATGGAGGAGTTTTTCCCGGAAATTCTGGATGTCGAGTTTACGGCCAACATGGAGGGGGATCTCGACCATGTGGAGGAAGGCACGGAAGATTGGGTGAAGGTCCTCGCCGAATTCTATGAATCGTTCGAGAAGCGCCTTGAATTTGCCGAAGAAGAAATGAAGGAAATCGAGATCGAAGATGAAGTCTCGGATGAAACATGCGAAAAATGCGGCAAACCGATGGTTTACAAGCTGGGTCGTTTCGGGAAATTTTTGGCATGCTCCGGCTTTCCGGATTGCCGAAACACGAAACCGATCGTCAAGGATATCGGCGTAACTTGTCCAAAATGCAAGGAAGGTCATGTCGTGGAACGGCGCAGTAAAAAAGGACGGGTGTTTTACGGCTGCGACAGATATCCGGAGTGCGACTTCGTATCCTGGGATAAACCGTCTGCCAAGCCGTGCCCTAGCTGCGGTTCCATGATGGTTGAGAAGCGCAACAAGCAGGGAACTCGCCTGCAGTGTACTTCATGTGATCATCAGGAGCCCGTGGAGGAGCCGGAAGAAGAATCAGCGCAATAG
- the flgC gene encoding flagellar basal body rod protein FlgC has product MNVSNSFSISSSALTAQRLRMDVISSNIANAETTRASVSNGEAVPYKRKMVVLEPNKSSFSSLLQSQMQGGATGKGVRVSEIREDQSPLKPVYDPTHPDANAEGYVMMPNVDIAKEMVDMISASRSYEANVTALNSTKAMFTKALEIGRA; this is encoded by the coding sequence GTGAACGTTAGCAACAGCTTTAGTATTAGTTCGTCTGCTCTAACCGCGCAGCGTTTGCGGATGGATGTGATCTCGTCCAACATTGCGAATGCCGAAACGACCCGTGCCAGCGTGTCCAACGGGGAAGCGGTCCCATACAAAAGGAAAATGGTTGTCCTGGAACCGAACAAATCCTCGTTCAGCAGCCTTCTTCAAAGTCAGATGCAAGGAGGGGCTACCGGGAAAGGAGTCAGGGTTTCGGAAATTCGCGAAGATCAGTCACCGCTTAAACCGGTGTACGATCCGACACATCCGGATGCTAACGCCGAAGGTTATGTCATGATGCCCAATGTCGACATCGCCAAAGAAATGGTGGATATGATCTCGGCCTCACGCTCATATGAGGCAAATGTTACAGCACTGAATTCCACCAAAGCGATGTTCACGAAAGCTCTGGAAATCGGAAGAGCCTGA
- the flgB gene encoding flagellar basal body rod protein FlgB — MNLLNDISFKRLQGALDASNMRQNAIANNIANADTPYFKRSDVSFEEMLQQQMNDGDIKVLKGKVTDPRHFVIGPSSSVPAPVVEMDQSTSMNNNQNNVDIDREMSLLAENQLRYNAYIQQVNEQIKMMRVGIEGR, encoded by the coding sequence ATGAATCTTTTGAATGATATTAGTTTTAAAAGGTTGCAAGGTGCACTTGATGCGTCGAATATGCGGCAAAATGCCATTGCCAACAACATCGCGAATGCTGACACCCCGTATTTCAAGCGTTCTGACGTTTCTTTTGAAGAAATGCTGCAACAGCAAATGAACGATGGGGATATCAAGGTTTTGAAAGGGAAAGTGACAGATCCAAGGCATTTTGTCATAGGTCCTTCCTCTTCCGTTCCCGCGCCAGTAGTCGAAATGGACCAGAGTACCTCCATGAACAATAACCAGAACAATGTCGATATTGATCGTGAGATGAGTCTTCTGGCGGAGAACCAACTGAGATATAACGCCTACATTCAGCAGGTAAATGAACAGATCAAGATGATGCGAGTCGGAATTGAAGGGAGATAA
- the fliE gene encoding flagellar hook-basal body complex protein FliE produces MIQNNMFSIQGAQPLQLQSTTVERPSTPAETIQNFGTYLQEALGSVAAQETESHEMTNQFLVGKANIDQVMITSEQALLSLQLTTQIRNKVIEAYQEIMRTQL; encoded by the coding sequence ATGATTCAAAATAACATGTTCAGTATACAAGGGGCTCAACCTTTGCAGTTGCAGAGCACGACAGTGGAACGGCCATCCACACCAGCCGAAACGATTCAAAACTTCGGTACATATCTACAAGAGGCTCTTGGCTCCGTAGCGGCCCAAGAGACCGAGTCACACGAAATGACCAACCAGTTTTTGGTTGGCAAAGCAAATATCGATCAGGTCATGATCACGTCTGAACAGGCGCTGCTTAGCTTGCAGTTGACGACCCAGATTCGAAACAAAGTGATCGAAGCATATCAGGAAATTATGCGTACTCAACTGTAA
- the fliF gene encoding flagellar basal-body MS-ring/collar protein FliF — translation MNERMARYKDKTVQYWNSFSKKQKILLVSTFAFLILAAVVVTMQLSKTEYEVAFKDLNASDSAGVINYLNSANIPYKLSADGKSISVPSTDVALTKVNVGSQGIIQNGSLGYKAFEESSSPIGMTDKEFDVKYNNAINGEVEQLLQRMQGIQEAKALINMPKDNIFAGLEEQDKASASIALTFQPGYHPNQAAVDGYFNLVKTAVPNLPIENITITNADEAELIPTARGGSGGLSSEVQENMALQKKFENDVRNNVKQFLSQIVGEDKVNVLVASKLNFDKETRKENLVTPVDTENMQGIAISVQEIQKSYSGASNPTGGVAGTGQEEIPGYPSADGGSGNSTSEESSSTRNYDVNRIVKDIVSSPYTVKDLTINVAVEPPAGQTELQQPVQDAIENILVNIVRASLADSDVQLTDADLTKKVSVISQGFQTTTAESTGFQLSSWMLWAAGGLVAALIAAVVILLVRRRRRQEEDEEEELPLPVATEFPSITLDSVTNESQVRKQLESLAKKKPDEFVNLLRTWLADE, via the coding sequence GTGAACGAGAGAATGGCCCGGTACAAGGACAAAACGGTCCAGTATTGGAATAGTTTCAGTAAAAAACAAAAGATATTGCTAGTATCCACTTTTGCATTTTTGATCTTGGCTGCGGTTGTCGTGACGATGCAATTGTCCAAGACGGAATATGAGGTGGCCTTCAAGGATCTGAACGCAAGCGATTCCGCAGGAGTCATCAATTATCTGAATTCGGCGAACATTCCTTACAAATTAAGTGCGGATGGCAAATCGATTTCGGTTCCAAGCACCGACGTGGCCTTGACAAAAGTCAATGTGGGTTCGCAAGGCATCATTCAAAACGGTTCTTTGGGATATAAGGCATTCGAGGAATCCTCGTCGCCGATCGGAATGACCGACAAAGAGTTCGATGTCAAATACAACAACGCGATTAACGGGGAAGTAGAACAGCTTCTTCAACGGATGCAAGGCATTCAAGAGGCGAAGGCTCTGATTAATATGCCGAAAGATAATATTTTTGCAGGCCTTGAAGAGCAGGACAAAGCATCTGCTTCCATTGCATTGACGTTCCAGCCTGGATATCATCCTAACCAGGCAGCTGTAGACGGGTATTTCAATCTCGTGAAAACAGCGGTTCCCAATCTGCCGATTGAGAACATTACCATTACGAATGCCGACGAAGCTGAACTGATTCCGACTGCACGAGGAGGCAGCGGCGGATTATCCTCCGAAGTTCAGGAAAATATGGCGTTGCAGAAAAAGTTCGAAAACGATGTGCGCAACAATGTGAAACAATTCCTGTCCCAAATCGTGGGCGAAGACAAGGTTAACGTATTGGTGGCGTCCAAACTTAACTTTGATAAAGAAACACGCAAGGAAAACCTGGTAACACCGGTAGATACCGAAAATATGCAAGGGATCGCCATCAGCGTACAGGAGATCCAGAAGAGTTATTCAGGTGCAAGCAATCCAACCGGCGGTGTAGCAGGTACCGGTCAAGAGGAAATTCCCGGATACCCGTCTGCCGACGGCGGCTCGGGGAACTCGACTTCCGAAGAGTCCTCAAGCACCAGAAATTACGATGTGAACCGGATTGTGAAAGATATCGTTTCAAGTCCTTATACTGTAAAAGATTTAACCATTAACGTCGCGGTTGAACCACCAGCAGGCCAAACGGAATTGCAGCAGCCTGTCCAGGATGCGATCGAGAACATTCTGGTAAATATCGTCCGTGCTTCCTTGGCTGATTCCGATGTTCAATTAACAGACGCGGATTTGACTAAAAAAGTTTCAGTGATTTCCCAAGGATTCCAAACGACAACTGCGGAAAGCACCGGTTTCCAACTTTCTTCATGGATGTTATGGGCAGCAGGCGGGTTAGTGGCAGCGCTGATCGCTGCAGTGGTGATCCTGCTTGTGCGTCGCCGTCGCAGACAAGAAGAAGACGAAGAAGAGGAGCTTCCTCTCCCTGTAGCAACAGAGTTTCCGTCCATTACGCTGGACAGTGTGACGAACGAAAGTCAAGTGCGCAAACAATTGGAGAGTTTGGCAAAGAAAAAGCCAGACGAATTCGTCAATCTGCTGCGTACGTGGCTGGCTGACGAATAG